Proteins found in one Natronococcus occultus SP4 genomic segment:
- a CDS encoding DUF5058 family protein, with translation MDVANSPWLWISVVPVVMMVLIQAGLFLRRSWKNGKEMGLSDEQLTTGLKTGVISAIGPAIAVLAAMLALIATVGGPVAWMRLTVIGSLAFELPAAELGVSQLGYGFGDEGITETAFATAVWTMTLGGIGWLLVAALGTPHMEKARQKVVGGRDTLLPIVTAGAMLGAFAYFVSGEITAGAPETASVAMGGLVMSSLLAIADEKEIQWIREWALGIAMAVGLLVGMGIHTVAGGGW, from the coding sequence ATGGACGTCGCGAACAGTCCCTGGCTCTGGATCTCAGTGGTGCCAGTCGTTATGATGGTGTTGATACAAGCAGGACTGTTCCTGCGTCGGTCGTGGAAGAATGGAAAAGAGATGGGATTATCCGACGAACAGCTCACGACGGGATTGAAAACAGGCGTTATTTCTGCCATCGGTCCTGCAATAGCCGTACTTGCGGCGATGTTGGCACTCATCGCGACCGTCGGTGGACCCGTCGCCTGGATGCGACTCACTGTCATCGGATCCCTTGCGTTCGAACTGCCCGCCGCGGAGCTTGGTGTTTCCCAGTTGGGGTACGGATTTGGGGACGAAGGTATCACCGAGACTGCGTTCGCAACTGCAGTATGGACGATGACGCTCGGTGGCATCGGTTGGTTGCTCGTGGCAGCGCTCGGAACCCCACACATGGAAAAAGCGAGACAGAAGGTTGTCGGCGGGAGAGACACGCTTCTCCCGATCGTTACCGCTGGCGCAATGCTTGGAGCGTTCGCGTACTTCGTGTCCGGAGAGATCACAGCCGGAGCTCCTGAAACAGCGTCCGTAGCAATGGGCGGATTGGTCATGAGTTCGCTCCTGGCGATAGCCGATGAAAAAGAGATTCAATGGATACGAGAGTGGGCGTTAGGTATTGCGATGGCCGTCGGTCTTCTCGTCGGGATGGGAATTCATACGGTCGCTGGAGGTGGGTGGTAA
- a CDS encoding amidohydrolase, whose product MADKTDLVELRREFHQNPEPGWREFWTTAKIVDEIERIGVDELHIGSEAVNTTERLGVPDDQELSDWLEQARKQIERPDVLDKIAGGKTGAVAVIENGEGPCVALRVDIDALPITESSATDHTPTAEGFRSTNEGFMHACGHDAHITLGLGVLETLSAREFNGTFKVFFQPSEELLGGGKAMASTSHLNDVDYLLGVHVGLEKETGEVIAGMDGALALSRFDISIEGESAHAGAAPEDGQNAIQAFVTAASDIYAIPRHQDGDTRVNLGEIHTENAANVIADLVTAKAEVRGESTQLMEYMKESVYDRLEHAAAMHGCDVDVTVIGESIRQDCDREMVDSVYETAERIDGVTSPVRRDTLGASEDATYLMKTVAENGGKATYVGLGASNPSGHHTPTFDIDEDCLPIGVSVLSQTALDLLA is encoded by the coding sequence ATGGCAGATAAGACCGATCTGGTGGAATTGCGACGGGAGTTTCATCAAAACCCGGAACCGGGCTGGCGTGAATTCTGGACGACGGCAAAGATCGTCGACGAGATCGAACGGATCGGTGTGGACGAACTTCATATCGGATCCGAGGCGGTCAACACTACGGAACGACTCGGCGTACCTGACGATCAGGAGTTGTCCGACTGGCTAGAGCAGGCCCGAAAACAGATCGAGCGCCCCGACGTTCTCGACAAGATCGCCGGTGGAAAAACCGGCGCCGTCGCAGTCATAGAGAACGGAGAAGGTCCGTGTGTGGCGCTTCGTGTCGACATCGATGCGCTCCCTATTACCGAATCGTCCGCCACGGATCACACACCGACTGCTGAGGGGTTTCGTTCGACGAACGAAGGGTTCATGCACGCCTGCGGTCATGACGCACATATCACACTCGGCTTGGGCGTTCTCGAAACGCTGTCGGCTCGAGAGTTCAACGGGACGTTCAAAGTCTTTTTCCAACCCTCTGAGGAGCTTCTTGGGGGTGGGAAAGCGATGGCAAGCACCTCTCACCTGAACGATGTAGATTACTTACTGGGAGTCCACGTTGGACTCGAGAAGGAGACTGGAGAGGTCATCGCCGGTATGGATGGCGCACTCGCTCTCTCCCGCTTCGACATCTCCATCGAGGGAGAGTCTGCACATGCTGGAGCCGCTCCGGAGGACGGCCAGAACGCAATCCAAGCCTTCGTCACTGCGGCAAGCGACATCTACGCTATTCCTCGCCACCAAGACGGTGATACTCGAGTGAACCTCGGGGAGATACACACGGAGAACGCAGCTAACGTGATTGCAGATCTGGTGACCGCAAAGGCGGAGGTCAGGGGCGAATCGACGCAGTTGATGGAATACATGAAAGAATCAGTGTACGACCGGTTAGAACACGCTGCAGCGATGCACGGCTGTGACGTAGATGTCACAGTTATCGGTGAGTCGATACGACAAGACTGCGATAGAGAAATGGTAGATTCGGTATACGAAACCGCAGAAAGGATTGATGGGGTTACGTCGCCCGTCCGCAGAGACACGCTCGGAGCGAGTGAAGACGCTACCTACCTCATGAAGACAGTTGCTGAAAACGGCGGAAAAGCCACGTACGTCGGTCTCGGTGCGAGTAATCCAAGTGGACATCATACGCCGACGTTCGACATTGACGAAGACTGTCTTCCCATCGGCGTCTCCGTCCTCTCACAGACAGCACTCGATTTGCTCGCCTGA